A genomic stretch from Lysobacter soyae includes:
- the phaE gene encoding class III poly(R)-hydroxyalkanoic acid synthase subunit PhaE, giving the protein MNPQWPNDFESLGRQYMEAWQNMMRGAMAGQGPAPSGFAGMGGWQDPSQAWARTASQFANPEAMAAMHRFNAQSNGWFAQMHELAAKFTDQGATAKNIADEWRRMLESSSGNVMADALKNMQSGGSQGFDAWYANVEPMLNGWKREFSSWLSVPAFGLAREHQERLQKLLQSQLDYQEALAAHNALLGNSADSAMKYFEALLDKAGKAGKPITSARGLFDTWVDAAEQAYAQVALSREYRKAYADMVNAQMRLRSGVQREIEQACDMLGIPTRTEMDAAHRKIAELERALRRARSTPPDAGAKPQAATPRAAPAAKRATPAARKQAARKAPVKKSASAKSTAARTTNRKRS; this is encoded by the coding sequence ATGAATCCGCAATGGCCCAACGATTTTGAAAGCCTCGGGCGTCAATACATGGAGGCTTGGCAGAACATGATGCGCGGCGCGATGGCCGGGCAGGGGCCCGCGCCTTCGGGCTTTGCCGGCATGGGCGGATGGCAAGATCCTTCGCAAGCGTGGGCACGCACGGCTTCCCAGTTCGCCAATCCTGAAGCGATGGCGGCCATGCATCGTTTCAACGCCCAGTCGAACGGTTGGTTCGCGCAGATGCATGAGTTGGCGGCCAAGTTCACCGATCAAGGGGCAACCGCCAAGAACATTGCCGACGAATGGCGGCGCATGTTGGAAAGCTCCTCCGGCAATGTCATGGCGGATGCATTGAAAAACATGCAAAGCGGCGGCAGCCAAGGCTTCGATGCTTGGTACGCGAACGTGGAGCCGATGTTGAATGGCTGGAAACGCGAGTTTTCGTCTTGGTTAAGCGTCCCCGCATTCGGCTTGGCGCGTGAACATCAGGAGCGCTTGCAAAAGTTGTTGCAGTCTCAATTGGACTATCAGGAGGCGTTGGCCGCGCACAACGCCTTGCTCGGAAATTCGGCCGATTCCGCCATGAAGTATTTCGAGGCCTTGCTCGACAAAGCGGGGAAGGCGGGCAAGCCCATCACTAGCGCGCGCGGATTGTTTGACACCTGGGTGGATGCGGCCGAACAGGCCTATGCCCAAGTCGCACTGTCGCGCGAGTACCGCAAGGCCTATGCGGACATGGTCAATGCACAGATGCGATTGCGATCGGGCGTTCAACGCGAAATCGAACAGGCCTGCGACATGCTCGGTATTCCCACGCGCACGGAAATGGATGCCGCACACCGCAAGATCGCGGAGTTGGAGCGTGCGTTGCGACGTGCGCGCAGCACGCCTCCCGATGCTGGCGCCAAACCGCAAGCGGCGACGCCAAGGGCTGCCCCTGCGGCCAAGCGTGCGACCCCCGCCGCACGCAAGCAGGCGGCCCGCAAAGCGCCTGTGAAAAAGTCAGCGAGTGCAAAGTCCACTGCCGCCCGTACGACGAATAGGAAGCGCTCATGA
- the phaC gene encoding class III poly(R)-hydroxyalkanoic acid synthase subunit PhaC has protein sequence MKSKSPIDITVEGIADEVAKVQAKLGASLGTLRNVDNFDYGASEKQEVWRDGKVVLYRYTPVRKTLSRVPILVSYALVNRPYMIDLQDNRSLVKGLLDRGEDVYLIDWGYTDRSDKFLTLEDYIQRFLDGAVDFLRARHKVDAVNVLGICQGGVFSLCYAALNPSKVKNLITMVTPVDFQTPDNMLSNWTRELDVDLFVDTMGNIPADVMNYSYLMLKPFRLNMQKYVGMVDIMDNPEAMTDFLRMEKWIFDSPDQAGEAFRQFVKFFYQGNGFVNKDVDIGDRPVDLDDVTMPVLNIYAEQDHLVPPDASRRMKELVGTRDYTELSFKGGHIGIYVSSRAQKEVPDTIHHWLSQRSV, from the coding sequence ATGAAGAGCAAGTCGCCCATCGATATCACCGTTGAAGGGATCGCGGATGAAGTCGCGAAGGTGCAGGCCAAGTTGGGTGCCAGCCTCGGCACCTTGAGAAACGTCGATAATTTCGACTACGGTGCCTCGGAGAAACAAGAAGTCTGGCGCGACGGAAAAGTCGTCCTGTATCGCTATACGCCGGTAAGGAAAACCCTGTCGCGCGTTCCGATCCTGGTGAGCTACGCCTTGGTCAATCGGCCTTACATGATTGACCTCCAAGACAACCGCTCTTTGGTGAAAGGTTTGCTTGACCGCGGCGAAGACGTCTACCTCATTGACTGGGGCTATACAGATCGTTCGGACAAATTCCTGACCCTCGAGGATTACATCCAACGATTCCTGGACGGTGCCGTCGATTTCCTGCGTGCTCGCCACAAAGTGGACGCGGTCAACGTGTTGGGTATTTGCCAAGGTGGCGTTTTCTCCTTGTGCTATGCCGCGCTCAATCCGTCAAAGGTGAAGAATCTGATCACCATGGTGACCCCGGTGGATTTCCAAACGCCGGACAACATGTTGTCGAACTGGACACGCGAACTCGACGTCGATCTTTTCGTCGACACCATGGGCAACATTCCTGCCGATGTCATGAACTACTCGTACCTGATGCTGAAACCCTTCCGACTCAACATGCAAAAGTATGTCGGCATGGTGGACATCATGGACAACCCCGAGGCGATGACGGATTTTCTGCGGATGGAGAAATGGATTTTCGATTCCCCGGACCAAGCCGGCGAAGCGTTCAGGCAATTCGTGAAGTTCTTCTACCAAGGGAACGGATTCGTCAACAAAGATGTCGACATCGGTGACCGTCCGGTAGACCTCGACGATGTGACCATGCCTGTTCTCAACATTTACGCGGAACAGGACCATCTGGTGCCTCCGGATGCGTCAAGGCGGATGAAAGAACTGGTGGGAACGCGTGATTACACCGAGCTGAGTTTCAAGGGGGGGCATATCGGTATCTACGTTTCCAGCCGCGCGCAAAAAGAAGTGCCCGACACGATTCACCATTGGCTTTCCCAGCGATCGGTCTAA
- the arsC gene encoding arsenate reductase (glutaredoxin) (This arsenate reductase requires both glutathione and glutaredoxin to convert arsenate to arsenite, after which the efflux transporter formed by ArsA and ArsB can extrude the arsenite from the cell, providing resistance.) encodes MKATIYHNPQCSNSRGALERLQARNVDLEIIDYLSTPPDAETLRALIADAGLAPIDAIRAKEPEFEALGLGDADSETLIQAMASHPRLLNRPFVRTDMGTRLCRPPERVEEILPAAT; translated from the coding sequence ATGAAGGCGACGATCTATCACAACCCGCAGTGCAGTAACTCCCGGGGCGCTTTGGAGCGACTCCAAGCACGCAACGTCGACCTCGAGATCATTGATTACCTGTCGACGCCACCCGACGCAGAGACGTTGCGCGCACTGATTGCCGATGCCGGCCTTGCACCTATCGACGCCATCCGCGCCAAAGAACCGGAATTTGAGGCACTGGGGCTTGGTGATGCCGATTCGGAAACCCTGATCCAAGCCATGGCCAGCCACCCACGTCTGTTGAACCGCCCCTTTGTGCGTACCGACATGGGGACCCGTCTTTGTCGTCCGCCCGAGCGCGTGGAAGAAATCTTGCCTGCCGCGACTTAA
- the smc gene encoding chromosome segregation protein SMC, producing the protein MRLSTIKLAGFKSFVDPTTLHLPGNMTGVVGPNGCGKSNIIDAVRWVMGESSASRLRGDNATDVIFSGSTARKPVSQATVELIFDNSDHAITGEYASFNEISVKRTVGRDGQSSYFLNGTRCRRRDITDLFLGTGLGPRSYSIIEQGMISQIIEAKPEELRVYLEEAAGISKYKERRRETENRIRHTRENLDRLNDLREEVGKQLNHLARQAKQAEQYTAIQSEKKIKEAQWKALQFKTLDQQLSAQRSALLADETRLEQLIAEQREAERQIETGRIRHQESVDAHAAAQAEVYRVGGQLARLEQQIQHQAEMQQRLHSAHEEAQGALGELIAHITQDASALEGLEAELSANEPALEELRLLDESKQTELREIESRLSELQLRWDTHHREQAEAARAGDVERTRVDYLDRQVLESERRRERLQEERDSLDLDALAAVFAEHQMRHDSEKASLEVMQAELDARKEAVVLLQDQQREHQNTLSELRKEIQQSRGRLASLEALQQSALGQEQGAALAWLQANGLGGAARVGERLDVDPGWEGAVESALGRMLEAVLVEQPTTYVDALAALTEGRVALVDAADGLAESAATSLARKLRGPKVVLELLSSIHAVESLDEANRLLPTLPKAAICITRSGERVGHGWLRIERQSASQQGALLREREIQNLRTALEQALAREAELDQSIAKAKQQALEADQAREETQRGLYVAHRGVSELAGTLQGQKSRVENARLRLDAIDAELAQLLNSRTESEQQSKASRAELELAVERMAQLEETRRTLEDARRALGAEREAARDAARTARETAHALALKVETQRTRLSALRQALERMSQQRGQLDARVGELSQQLKVDDDPGKALESERQTILQERVRVEQALAEARSVMNGIEHELREFEQTRQQREAQSISQREAISQRKLEQQALSLASDQLKAFVADAGFVLEDVVNELDDSADTDVWGSQVADLEGRMRRLEPVNLAAIAEHAEAAQRKEYLDAQDADLSTALNTLEEAIRKIDRETRGRFKDTFDRVNAGVQELYPRLFGGGHAYLELTGEDLLDTGVAIMARPPGKRVSNISLLSGGEKAMTAVALVFAIFRLNPAPFCLLDEVDAPLDEANVGRFTAMVSEMSEQVQFLFVTHNKATMEAARQLAGVTMREPGVSRLVSVDLAEATRLVGA; encoded by the coding sequence ATGCGTCTTTCTACAATCAAGCTTGCCGGTTTCAAATCGTTTGTTGATCCCACGACATTGCACCTGCCGGGCAACATGACCGGTGTGGTCGGGCCCAATGGCTGCGGCAAGTCCAACATCATTGATGCTGTGCGGTGGGTGATGGGCGAATCCTCGGCCAGCCGCTTGCGCGGTGACAATGCCACCGACGTGATCTTCTCCGGTTCAACGGCACGCAAGCCTGTCTCGCAGGCCACGGTCGAACTGATTTTCGACAATTCGGATCATGCCATCACCGGTGAGTATGCGAGCTTCAACGAAATCTCCGTGAAGCGCACCGTCGGTCGCGACGGCCAAAGCAGCTACTTCTTGAACGGCACACGGTGCCGCCGTCGGGATATTACCGACCTCTTCTTGGGCACGGGGCTCGGACCGCGGAGTTACTCGATCATCGAGCAGGGAATGATCTCCCAAATCATCGAGGCAAAGCCCGAAGAGTTGCGTGTTTATCTCGAAGAAGCCGCCGGCATTTCCAAATACAAGGAACGCCGGCGCGAGACCGAAAACCGGATCCGCCATACGCGGGAAAATCTCGACCGACTCAATGACCTTCGCGAAGAAGTCGGCAAACAATTGAACCATTTGGCAAGGCAAGCCAAGCAGGCGGAACAATACACGGCGATTCAATCCGAGAAGAAGATCAAGGAAGCGCAGTGGAAGGCGCTTCAATTCAAAACATTGGATCAACAGCTTTCAGCACAGCGTAGTGCGCTATTGGCGGATGAGACCCGTCTCGAACAACTGATCGCAGAACAGCGGGAAGCGGAACGACAAATCGAAACCGGGCGCATCCGTCACCAGGAATCGGTCGACGCACACGCGGCGGCGCAGGCGGAGGTCTATCGCGTCGGTGGACAACTGGCACGGCTTGAACAGCAGATCCAGCATCAGGCTGAAATGCAGCAGCGATTGCATTCAGCACATGAAGAGGCGCAAGGCGCCTTGGGCGAATTGATCGCCCATATCACTCAGGACGCTTCGGCGCTGGAGGGCTTGGAAGCCGAACTCAGCGCCAACGAGCCCGCGCTCGAAGAATTGCGTCTGTTGGATGAGAGCAAACAAACCGAGTTGCGCGAGATTGAGTCGCGCCTTTCGGAACTGCAATTGCGCTGGGATACGCATCATCGCGAGCAAGCGGAGGCCGCACGCGCGGGCGATGTCGAACGCACCCGTGTCGATTATTTGGATCGTCAGGTCCTGGAGAGCGAGCGTCGGCGGGAACGTCTGCAGGAAGAGCGTGACAGTCTCGATCTTGACGCGCTAGCCGCGGTGTTTGCCGAACACCAGATGCGCCATGACTCGGAAAAAGCGTCACTGGAAGTCATGCAGGCGGAATTGGACGCGCGCAAGGAAGCGGTCGTCCTCTTGCAAGACCAGCAGCGCGAGCATCAAAACACGTTGTCAGAGCTGCGCAAGGAAATTCAACAATCGCGCGGACGCCTCGCATCGTTGGAAGCGCTGCAGCAATCCGCGCTGGGTCAAGAACAAGGCGCCGCGCTGGCATGGTTGCAGGCCAATGGTTTGGGTGGCGCGGCGCGTGTGGGTGAACGACTGGACGTTGACCCGGGTTGGGAAGGTGCCGTCGAGAGCGCATTGGGTCGCATGCTTGAGGCGGTTCTGGTCGAGCAGCCCACGACCTATGTCGATGCATTGGCCGCCTTGACCGAGGGGCGTGTGGCTCTGGTCGATGCCGCAGACGGCCTCGCGGAATCCGCGGCCACTTCGCTGGCGCGCAAATTGCGCGGGCCGAAGGTCGTGCTAGAGCTCCTTTCAAGTATTCATGCGGTTGAGTCGCTGGATGAAGCCAACCGGCTTCTGCCGACACTGCCGAAAGCCGCCATCTGCATCACGCGTTCGGGTGAGCGTGTCGGTCATGGTTGGCTGCGGATCGAACGACAGTCGGCATCCCAACAGGGTGCGCTGTTGCGGGAACGCGAAATCCAGAACTTGCGCACTGCCTTGGAGCAAGCGCTTGCGCGTGAAGCTGAATTGGATCAGTCGATTGCCAAAGCCAAGCAGCAGGCGCTCGAAGCGGACCAGGCTCGCGAAGAAACGCAGCGCGGTTTGTACGTGGCCCATCGTGGCGTCTCCGAACTTGCCGGTACTTTGCAAGGCCAAAAGAGTCGGGTCGAGAACGCGCGCCTGCGCTTGGATGCCATTGACGCCGAACTCGCGCAGCTGTTGAACAGTCGTACCGAGAGCGAGCAGCAGAGCAAGGCGTCGCGTGCCGAGCTCGAATTGGCTGTCGAACGCATGGCGCAATTGGAAGAAACGCGTCGGACGCTCGAAGACGCTCGTCGCGCATTGGGTGCTGAACGCGAAGCGGCGCGCGATGCGGCGCGCACGGCGCGCGAAACTGCACATGCGCTGGCATTGAAAGTTGAGACGCAGCGCACGCGCCTCAGTGCACTGCGTCAAGCCCTCGAGCGGATGAGTCAACAGCGCGGGCAACTCGATGCGCGCGTCGGCGAGTTGTCGCAGCAACTCAAGGTGGATGACGATCCGGGCAAGGCATTGGAGTCAGAGCGTCAAACGATCTTGCAAGAGCGCGTCCGTGTCGAACAGGCGTTGGCTGAGGCCCGATCGGTCATGAACGGTATCGAGCACGAGTTGCGCGAATTCGAACAAACGCGACAACAACGTGAAGCGCAATCCATCAGCCAACGCGAAGCGATCAGTCAGCGCAAGTTGGAGCAACAGGCCTTGTCTTTGGCGAGCGATCAGCTGAAGGCATTCGTCGCCGATGCCGGATTCGTGCTCGAAGATGTGGTCAATGAATTGGATGATTCCGCGGACACCGACGTCTGGGGTAGCCAGGTCGCTGATCTGGAAGGGCGCATGCGACGCCTTGAGCCGGTCAATTTGGCCGCCATTGCCGAGCATGCGGAAGCCGCGCAACGCAAGGAATATCTCGACGCCCAGGATGCGGATCTCAGCACGGCGCTCAATACGCTGGAAGAGGCGATCCGCAAAATTGATCGCGAAACCCGAGGTCGCTTCAAGGACACCTTTGATCGCGTCAATGCAGGCGTGCAAGAACTCTATCCGCGCCTCTTCGGCGGTGGCCATGCCTATCTCGAATTGACGGGTGAAGACCTGTTGGATACCGGTGTCGCCATCATGGCGCGCCCGCCCGGTAAGCGTGTCTCCAACATTTCGCTGTTGTCAGGGGGTGAAAAAGCGATGACCGCGGTCGCGCTGGTCTTCGCCATTTTCCGGTTGAATCCCGCGCCTTTCTGCTTGTTGGACGAAGTGGATGCACCACTTGATGAAGCCAACGTCGGCCGCTTCACGGCGATGGTCAGTGAAATGAGTGAACAGGTACAGTTCTTGTTTGTGACCCATAACAAGGCCACGATGGAAGCCGCGCGTCAATTGGCCGGTGTCACCATGCGGGAACCGGGTGTCAGTCGATTGGTATCGGTGGATCTGGCGGAAGCAACGCGTCTCGTCGGCGCCTAA
- the zipA gene encoding cell division protein ZipA, with the protein MSEAWLIRIGILVASAILVIAIIWQGRPKKTPQGKRIGERGADRSEPGMGDDALNGESDDLSQGGQSELPLSSADSELGKRADESFDKIVAIYVAAKAGQTFHGPDIVVAAEKTGLTFGHMSVFHRLVERQPERGPVFSVANIVKPGNFDMADIHAVETPALAFFLTLPAPVTALEGWEMMLPTATRIAELLDGVVLDEDRNALGRQRIQHIREELRTYDRQREAPLLRPNKW; encoded by the coding sequence ATGTCAGAAGCATGGTTGATCAGAATCGGAATCCTCGTTGCCAGCGCAATTTTGGTTATTGCGATCATTTGGCAGGGCCGCCCCAAAAAAACGCCGCAGGGCAAACGCATCGGTGAGCGCGGCGCGGATCGCAGCGAGCCGGGCATGGGCGACGATGCGCTGAATGGTGAATCCGATGACTTGTCACAGGGCGGCCAATCCGAATTGCCACTGTCTTCGGCAGACAGCGAGCTCGGAAAGCGCGCCGATGAGAGCTTCGACAAAATTGTCGCCATTTATGTCGCCGCAAAGGCCGGACAAACCTTCCATGGTCCGGACATCGTAGTTGCGGCGGAAAAGACCGGACTGACCTTCGGTCACATGAGCGTGTTTCATCGATTGGTCGAACGTCAGCCCGAGCGCGGTCCGGTGTTCAGTGTTGCGAACATTGTGAAACCCGGAAATTTCGATATGGCCGACATCCATGCGGTCGAGACGCCGGCACTGGCCTTCTTTTTGACCTTGCCGGCACCAGTCACGGCGCTGGAAGGCTGGGAAATGATGTTGCCGACTGCCACGCGCATCGCCGAGTTGTTGGATGGCGTTGTCTTGGACGAGGACCGCAACGCGCTTGGACGTCAACGCATTCAACACATTCGCGAAGAGCTTCGTACCTACGACCGTCAGCGGGAAGCGCCATTGCTGCGCCCGAACAAGTGGTAA
- the ligA gene encoding NAD-dependent DNA ligase LigA: MNNVSGRMDLLRAQIEEANYRYYVLDDPAITDAEWDALFRELLALEAEHPEWVTADSPTQRVGAKPSGKFDSVVHSVPMLSLSNAFTDDEVAEFVQRIRKELGTESPEFSIEPKFDGLAISLRYEQGRFVRGATRGDGVTGEDVTANLRTIKSLPLKLRGEDVPAVLEVRGEVVMPRADFEAYNARARASGQKVLANPRNGAAGSLRQLDPGVTAGRPLAFFAYALGEVEPATGVPKRHSDVLSWLRTLGFPVSTEASTTAGLEGLLEAFNAMAHKRDQLPFDIDGVVYKLDRFDQQREMGFVSRAPRWAIAHKFPAQEVTTRVESIEVNVGRTGAVTPWALMEPVHVGGVMVARATLHNADQIARLDVRPGDTVVVRRAGDVIPEVVRVILEERPVDASGLALHQPFEMPATCPVCGSAVEREDGEVVARCTGGLFCPAQRVQALVHFAGRRAMDIEGLGEKIAEALVESDLVHSPADLYRLSVDDLMAMKRRQDAREGAKESQATRWAENLIAAIAASKQTSLERLLFGLGIPDVGEATAKTLARHFGSLDALRHADIEALMAVDDVGSIMAHHIKHFFEAPHNAAVLDALREQGVRFPEGLPKRAADGPLLGKTVVLTGGLAGMSRDVAAGRLEQLGAKISGSVSKKTSIVVAGEAAGSKLAKATELGVEIWDEAQLTAFLQAHEH, encoded by the coding sequence ATGAACAACGTGTCCGGACGCATGGACCTGCTCCGTGCACAAATTGAAGAAGCCAATTACCGTTACTACGTCCTCGACGATCCGGCCATTACCGATGCCGAGTGGGACGCGCTGTTTCGCGAGTTGCTGGCGCTGGAGGCGGAGCACCCGGAGTGGGTGACGGCCGACTCCCCCACGCAACGCGTTGGCGCAAAGCCCTCAGGTAAATTCGACAGCGTTGTTCACTCGGTGCCGATGCTGTCCTTGTCCAATGCCTTCACCGATGACGAAGTGGCGGAATTCGTCCAGCGTATTCGTAAAGAGTTGGGTACCGAATCGCCTGAGTTTTCCATCGAGCCCAAGTTCGACGGCTTGGCGATCAGTCTGCGGTACGAGCAGGGTCGATTTGTTCGCGGTGCGACGCGCGGAGACGGTGTCACCGGCGAAGATGTCACGGCAAATTTGCGGACCATCAAGTCCTTGCCGTTGAAACTCAGGGGCGAAGACGTGCCTGCGGTACTTGAGGTACGTGGTGAGGTCGTCATGCCGAGGGCGGATTTCGAGGCATACAACGCACGTGCGCGTGCCAGCGGCCAAAAGGTGCTTGCCAATCCGCGCAATGGCGCAGCAGGGTCGCTTCGTCAACTGGATCCTGGTGTGACGGCAGGCAGACCCTTGGCGTTCTTCGCGTATGCCTTGGGTGAGGTCGAGCCCGCCACCGGCGTGCCAAAACGACATTCCGATGTTCTGTCGTGGTTGCGGACGTTGGGCTTTCCCGTCAGCACTGAAGCATCCACCACGGCGGGACTCGAAGGTCTCCTCGAGGCTTTCAATGCGATGGCGCATAAGCGCGATCAGTTGCCGTTCGACATCGACGGTGTGGTTTACAAGCTGGATCGGTTTGACCAACAGCGGGAAATGGGCTTTGTCTCACGCGCGCCCCGATGGGCGATTGCCCACAAGTTTCCGGCACAAGAAGTGACCACGCGAGTCGAATCGATCGAGGTGAACGTCGGACGCACCGGGGCCGTCACGCCTTGGGCGCTCATGGAGCCGGTGCATGTCGGCGGCGTGATGGTGGCAAGGGCCACCTTGCACAATGCAGATCAAATTGCGCGACTGGACGTGCGCCCCGGCGACACCGTCGTGGTACGCAGAGCCGGCGATGTCATTCCGGAGGTCGTGCGTGTCATTTTGGAAGAGCGTCCCGTCGATGCATCGGGTCTGGCCTTGCACCAGCCATTCGAGATGCCCGCCACGTGTCCGGTCTGCGGGTCGGCCGTCGAACGTGAGGACGGCGAGGTGGTGGCACGGTGCACGGGCGGCCTGTTTTGCCCGGCGCAGCGCGTCCAGGCCTTGGTCCATTTTGCGGGACGTCGCGCCATGGATATCGAGGGCTTGGGTGAAAAGATCGCCGAAGCGCTTGTGGAGTCAGATCTGGTGCATTCGCCCGCGGACTTGTACCGGCTATCTGTGGATGACCTGATGGCCATGAAGCGACGCCAGGATGCGCGCGAGGGTGCGAAGGAAAGTCAGGCGACGCGATGGGCTGAGAATCTGATTGCTGCCATTGCGGCGAGCAAGCAAACCAGTCTTGAACGCTTGCTGTTCGGGCTGGGTATTCCGGATGTGGGGGAGGCGACAGCAAAAACCTTGGCCCGCCATTTCGGCAGTTTGGATGCGTTGCGGCATGCGGACATCGAAGCACTGATGGCGGTGGATGATGTCGGTAGCATCATGGCTCATCACATCAAGCACTTTTTTGAGGCCCCACATAATGCTGCCGTCTTGGATGCGTTGCGTGAGCAAGGCGTCCGCTTTCCTGAAGGTCTGCCCAAACGTGCGGCCGATGGACCGCTGTTGGGCAAGACCGTTGTCCTCACAGGTGGCTTGGCCGGTATGTCGCGCGATGTTGCGGCCGGGCGATTGGAGCAGTTGGGTGCGAAGATCAGCGGCAGCGTCTCCAAGAAGACGTCGATTGTCGTTGCGGGCGAGGCGGCAGGCAGCAAGCTCGCCAAGGCGACCGAACTCGGCGTGGAGATTTGGGACGAAGCGCAATTGACGGCATTTCTGCAGGCGCATGAGCATTAA
- the epmA gene encoding EF-P lysine aminoacylase EpmA encodes MSINADWRPSAGRDAIVLRARLYAMFRAHFERTGALEVETPILSAAGTTDIHIESFSTRFTGHVDAGAPTRWMRTSPEFAMKRLLADGIGDCYELGRVFRNGEAGGRHNPEFTMLEWYRVGWTLDRLTDETAELVMAAMALCGRQLERKDLTYRQVFIDTVNVDPLRASDAEIVEAADGINVDPAGLTRDDWLDLIFTHRIQANFPDNRLTTIRDYPASQSALAKVEADSQGDPVARRFELYAGALELANGYDELIDAVEQARRQMADQSQRQLRGTSGPPSDANLVAALQHGMPASAGVALGVDRLLMAMQAVNTIAPVISFNFQRA; translated from the coding sequence ATGAGCATTAACGCAGATTGGCGGCCAAGCGCGGGTCGCGACGCGATCGTGTTGCGGGCGCGTCTTTACGCCATGTTCCGCGCACATTTCGAACGCACCGGGGCGCTGGAAGTGGAAACCCCGATTCTGTCAGCCGCCGGCACGACGGATATCCACATCGAGTCTTTTTCCACGCGCTTCACGGGCCATGTGGATGCGGGTGCGCCAACGCGCTGGATGCGGACATCGCCGGAATTCGCCATGAAGCGATTATTGGCGGACGGCATCGGTGACTGTTACGAATTGGGAAGGGTCTTCCGAAACGGTGAGGCCGGCGGCCGACACAATCCCGAATTCACCATGCTTGAGTGGTACCGCGTCGGCTGGACCTTGGATCGACTGACGGACGAGACGGCCGAACTGGTCATGGCGGCCATGGCGCTTTGCGGTCGACAGCTTGAAAGAAAAGACCTGACGTATCGTCAAGTATTCATTGACACCGTCAATGTGGATCCGCTCCGCGCCAGTGATGCGGAGATCGTTGAAGCTGCGGACGGCATCAATGTTGATCCTGCTGGCCTGACGCGCGATGACTGGCTCGATTTGATTTTCACCCATCGCATTCAAGCGAATTTCCCCGACAACAGGCTCACGACGATTCGTGACTATCCTGCATCGCAAAGTGCCTTGGCGAAAGTTGAAGCCGACTCACAAGGAGATCCTGTCGCGAGGCGATTCGAGTTGTATGCGGGCGCACTGGAATTGGCGAATGGCTATGACGAACTTATCGACGCGGTCGAACAAGCAAGGCGGCAAATGGCAGATCAATCGCAACGGCAACTGCGCGGTACCTCGGGGCCGCCGTCCGACGCAAACCTCGTCGCCGCATTGCAGCACGGGATGCCCGCAAGTGCCGGTGTTGCATTGGGTGTGGATCGCTTGTTGATGGCGATGCAAGCAGTCAACACGATCGCCCCGGTTATCTCGTTTAACTTCCAGCGTGCTTGA